The Phragmites australis chromosome 15, lpPhrAust1.1, whole genome shotgun sequence genome window below encodes:
- the LOC133892023 gene encoding probable indole-3-pyruvate monooxygenase YUCCA9, producing the protein MAASRVVWVNGPIVVGAGPAGLSVAACLRERGVPSVVLDRADCVASLWQRRTYDRLRLHLPRHFCELPGMSFPDDYPEYPTKRQFVDYLEAYAARSGVEPRFNQAVTSARYDAAAGLWRVRAEDVVSGEATEYIGRWLVVATGENAERIVPEFEGAEDFGGPVSHVSEYKSGEAFSGKRVLVVGCGNSGMEVCLDLCDHNALPSMVVRDSVHVLPREMIGVATFSVAVFLLRFLPLWLVDRILVLLARLFLGNLEKLGIRRPSGGPLELKNTRGRTPVLDIGALARIRSGDIKVVPGIKRFFHGGAELVDGRRVAAEAVILATGYHSNVPQWLKGSDFFTQEGYPRAPFPDGWKGQSGLYSVGFTRRGLSGVSSDAVKVAQDIAIAWEQQTSTRS; encoded by the exons ATGGCGGCCAGTCGAGTGGTGTGGGTGAACGGGCCAATCGTGGTCGGCGCCGGGCCGGCGGGGCTGTCGGTGGCGGCGTGCCTGCGCGAGCGCGGCGTGCCATCGGTTGTGCTCGACCGCGCCGACTGCGTCGCCTCGCTGTGGCAGCGCCGCACCTAcgaccgcctccgcctccacctgCCGCGCCACTTCTGCGAGCTCCCGGGGATGTCCTTCCCGGACGACTACCCGGAGTACCCCACCAAGCGCCAGTTCGTCGACTACCTCGAGGCCTACGCCGCGCGCTCCGGCGTCGAGCCCCGGTTCAACCAGGCAGTCACGTCAGCCCGTTACGACGCTGCGGCGGGGCTGTGGCGGGTGCGCGCCGAGGACGTCGTCTCGGGGGAGGCCACCGAGTACATCGGCAGGTGGCTCGTCGTGGCCACGGGCGAGAACGCGGAGCGTATCGTGCCGGAGTTCGAGGGCGCCGAAGACTTCGGTGGGCCCGTATCGCACGTGTCGGAGTACAAGTCCGGCGAAGCGTTCAGCGGCAAGCGCGTGCTCGTCGTCGGCTGTGGCAACTCCGGCATGGAGGTCTGCCTTGACCTCTGCGACCACAATGCCCTCCCTTCCATGGTCGTCAGGGACTCG GTGCACGTCCTGCCACGGGAGATGATCGGCGTTGCGACGTTCTCGGTCGCCGTCTTCCTCCTCCGATTCCTGCCGCTGTGGCTGGTGGACAGGATTCTCGTCCTCCTCGCGCGGCTGTTCCTCGGCAACCTGGAGAAGCTCGGCATCAGGCGGCCGTCTGGGGGGCCGCTGgagctcaagaacaccaggggCAGGACACCGGTGCTCGACATCGGCGCGCTCGCCAGGATCCGGTCCGGCGACATCAAGGTCGTGCCTGGGATCAAAAGGTTCTTCCATGGGGGCGCAGAGCTCGTCGACGGCCGGCGCGTCGCTGCCGAAGCGGTGATCCTGGCCACCGGCTACCACAGCAACGTCCCTCAGTGGCTCAAG GGAAGTGACTTCTTCACCCAGGAAGGGTACCCAAGGGCGCCATTCCCAGATGGCTGGAAGGGGCAGTCAGGGCTCTACTCTGTTGGCTTCACCAGGAGAGGCCTCTCAGGTGTCTCATCTGATGCTGTCAAGGTTGCACAGGACATTGCCATAGCGTGGGAACAGCAAACCTCCACAAGATCATGA